The following coding sequences lie in one Saimiri boliviensis isolate mSaiBol1 chromosome 6, mSaiBol1.pri, whole genome shotgun sequence genomic window:
- the PCF11 gene encoding pre-mRNA cleavage complex 2 protein Pcf11 isoform X2: MSEQTPAEAGAAGAREDACRDYQSSLEDLTFNSKPHINMLTILAEENLPFAKEIVSLIEAQTAKAPSSEKLPVMYLMDSIVKNVGREYLTAFTKNLVATFICVFEKVDENTRKSLFKLRSTWDEIFPLKKLYALDVRVNSLDPAWPIKPLPPNVNTSSIHVNPKFLNKSPEEPSAPGTVVSSPSISTPPIVPDIQKNLTQEQLIRQQLLAKQKQLLELQQKKLELELEQAKAQLAVSLSVQQETSSLGPGSAPSKLHVSQIPPMAVKAPHQVPVQSEKSRPGPSLQIQDLKGTNRDPRLNRISQHSHGKDQSHRKEFLMNTLNQSDIKTSKTIPSEKLNSSKQEKSKSSEKITKKELDQLDSKSKSKSKSPSPLKNKLSHTKDLKNQESESMRLSDMNKRDPRLKKHLQDKTDGKDDDVKEKRKAAEKKDKDEHMKSSEHRLPGSRNKIINGIVQKQDTITEESEKQGTKPGRSSTRKRSRSRSPKSRSPIIHSPKRRDRRSPKRRQRSMSPTSTPKAGKIRQSGVKQSHIEEFTPSSREDRNAKRSTKQDIRDPRRMKKSEEERPQEITNQHSTKSGTEPKENIENWQSSKSAKRWKSGWEENKSLQQVDEHSKPPHLRHRESWSSTKGILSPRAPKQQQHRLSVDANLQIPKELTLASKRELLQKTSERLASGEITQDDFLVVVHQIRQLFQYQEGVREEQRSPFNDRFPLKRPRYEDSDKPFVDSPASRFAGLDTNQRLTALAEDRPLFDGPSRPSVTRDGPTKMIFEGPNKLSPRIDGPPTPASLRFDGSPGQMGGGGPLRFEGPQGQLGGGCPLRFEGPPGPVGTPLRFEGPIGQAGGGGFRFEGSPSLRFEGSAGGLRFEGPGGQPVGGLRFEGHRGQPVGGLRFEGPHGQPVGGLRFDNPRGQPVGGLRFEGGHGPSGTAIRFDGPHGQPGGGIRFEGPLLQQGVGMRFEGPHGQSVSGLRFEGQHNQLGGNLRFEGPHGQPGVGIRFEGPLVQQGGGMRFEGPVPGGGLRIEGPLGQGGPRFEGCHALRFDGQPGQPSLLPRFDGLHGQPGPRFERTPGQPGPQRFDGPPGQQVQPRFDGVPQRFDGPQHQQASRFDIPLGLQGTRFDNHPSQRLESVSFNQTGPYSDPPGNAFNAPSQGLQFQRHEQIFDSPQGPNFNGPHGPGNQSFSNPLNRASGHYFDEKNLQSSQFGNFGNLPAPMAVGNIQASQQVLSGVAQPVAFGQGQQFLPVHPQNPGFVQNPSGALPKAYPDNHLSQVDVNELFSKLLKTGILKLSQPDSATTQVSEVAAQPPLEEEEEQNEDQDVPDLTNFTVEELKQRYDSVINRLYTGIQCYSCGMRFTTSQTDVYADHLDWHYRQNRTEKDVSRKVTHRRWYYSLTDWIEFEEIADLEERAKSQFFEKVHEEVVLKTQEAAKEKEFQSVPAGPAGAVESCEICQEQFEQYWDEEEEEWHLKNAIRVDGKIYHPSCYEDYQNTSSFDCTPSPSKTPVENPLNIMLNIVKNELQEPCESPKVKEERIDTPPACTEESIATPSEIKTENDTVESV; encoded by the exons ATGTCAGAGCAGACGCCGGCCGAGGCCGGGGCTGCGGGGGCCCGGGAGGACGCCTGTCGGGATTATCAGTCATCGCTCGAAGACCTGACCTTCAATAGCAAGCCGCACATCAACATGCTGACCATTCTAGCCGAGGAGAACCTGCCCTTCGCCAAGGAGATCGTCTCTCTCATCGAGGCCCAAACCGCCAAG GCTCCTTCCTCAGAGAAGCTTCCTGTTATGTACCTTATGGATTCTATTGTGAAAAACGTTGGAAGAGAGTATCTcactgcctttactaaaaatctAGTTGcaacatttatttgtgtgtttgaaaAG GTGGATGAAAATACTAGGAAAAGTTTATTTAAGTTACGTTCCACATGGGATGAAATATTCCCATTGAAGAAACTTTATGCCCTGGATGTCAGAGTCAATTCATTAGATCCTGCTTGGCCTATTAAACCTCTACCCCCCAATGTGAATACGTCTAGCATCCATGTGAatcctaaatttttaaataaatcg ccTGAGGAGCCTTCAGCACCTGGTACGGTGGTCAGTTCCCCTAGCATCTCCACTCCTCCAATTGTTCCTGATATACAAAAGAATCTTACACAAGAACAACTGATAAGGCAGCAGTTGctggcaaaacaaaaacagttgttAGAACTTCAGCAGAAAAAGCTGGAGCTTGAGCTAGAGCAAGCTAAGGCACAACTG gcAGTTTCTCTTAGTGTTCAGCAAGAAACATCCAGTTTAGGTCCTGGATCTGCACCATCCAAATTACATGTTTCACAGATTCCCCCTATGGCAGTTAAAGCTCCTCATCAGGTTCCTGTGCAGTCTGAGAAAAGCCGTCCAGGACCATCCTTACAAATTCAGGATTTGAAAGGAACTAACCGGGATCCTCGTCTGAACAGGATAAGCCAACATTCTCATGGAAAAGATCAAAGTCACAGGAAAGAATTTTTAATGAACACATTAAACCAGTCTGATATTAAGACAAGTAAAACTATACCCTCTGAAAAACTAAATTCATCCAAGCAGGAAAAAAGTAAATCAAGTGAAAAAATAACCAAGAAAGAACTTGACCAATTAGATtctaaatcaaaatcaaaatcaaaatcgcCGTCacctttgaaaaacaaattatctcACACAAAAGACTTGAAAAATCAAGAATCGGAGAGTATGAGGTTGTCTGATATGAATAAGAGAGATCCAAGACTAAAAAAGCATCTTCAGGATAAGACTGATGGCAAAGATGATGatgtgaaagagaagagaaaagctgcagaaaaaaaggataaagatgAGCACATGAAGTCATCTGAACACAGATTGCCtggaagtagaaataaaatcataaatggcATTGTACAAAAACAGGATACAATAACAGAAGAGTCAGAAAAACAGGGGACAAAACCAGGGAGATCGAGTACTAGAAAGCGATCAAGATCTCGATCACCCAAGTCTAGGTCACCAATtatacattccccaaagagaagAGATAGACGATCACCCAAACGAAGGCAAAGGAGTATGTCTCCAACATCTACACCTAAAGCTGGAAAGATTCGCCAATCCGGAGTTAAGCAGTCACATATAGAAGAGTTTACACCATCTTCTAGAGAAGACAGAAATGCTAAGAGAAGTACTAAGCAGGATATTCGGGATCCAAGGCGaatgaaaaagagtgaagagGAGCGACCACAAGAAATCACAAATCAGCATTCTACAAAGTCAGGCACTGAACCAAAGGAGAATATAGAAAACTGGCAAAGTTCCAAGTCTGCCAAAAGATGGAAATCTggttgggaagaaaataaaag CTTACAACAGGTTGATGAACATAGTAAACCTCCTCATCTAAGGCATAGGGAGAGCTGGTCAAGCACTAAAGGAATTTTATCACCTCGAGCcccaaagcagcagcagcatcgaTTAAGTGTAGATGCCAATCTTCAGATTCCTAAAGAGTTAACTCTTGCAAGCAAAAGAGAATTACTTCAAAAG ACGAGTGAACGTTTAGCATCTGGTGAAATTACACAGGATGACTTCCTTGTTGTTGTACATCAAATTCGACAGCTATTTCAGTATCAAGAag gtgTGCGAGAAGAGCAGAGATCGCCATTCAATGATCGTTTTCCACTCAAGCGACCTCGATATGAAGATTCAGATAAACCATTTGTAGATAGCCCAGCATCAAGATTTGCCGGCCTGGATACAAATCAGCGACTTACAGCTTTAGCTGAAGACAGACCGTTATTTGATGGACCTAGTAGGCCATCAGTAACAAGAGATGGCCCAACCAAGATGATTTTTGAAGGACCTAATAAATTAAGCCCTCGAATTGATGGACCTCCTACACCAGCTTCTCTTCGGTTTGATGGGTCACCAGGACAAATGGGGGGAGGAGGCCCTTTAAGATTTGAAGGGCCACAAGGTCAGCTAGGAGGTGGGTGTCCTTTGAGATTTGAAGGTCCTCCAGGACCAGTGGGGACACCTCTGCGATTTGAGGGCCCAATTGGTCAAGCAGGAGGAGGTGGTTTTCGGTTTGAAGGTTCCCCTAGTCTGAGGTTTGAAGGATCTGCAGGTGGTTTGCGATTTGAGGGACCAGGGGGCCAGCCTGTGGGTGGTCTGAGGTTTGAGGGACATCGTGGTCAACCTGTGGGTGGTCTGAGGTTTGAGGGACCTCATGGTCAGCCTGTGGGTGGACTTAGATTTGATAATCCCCGAGGTCAGCCTGTAGGTGGACTTAGATTTGAAGGGGGTCATGGTCCATCAGGGACTGCGATTAGGTTTGATGGACCTCATGGTCAGCCTGGTGGTGGGATCAGGTTTGAGGGCCCTTTGCTACAGCAAGGAGTTGGAATGAGGTTTGAGGGCCCCCATGGTCAGTCAGTATCTGGTCTGAGATTTGAGGGACAACATAATCAACTTGGTGGGAACCTTAGGTTTGAGGGTCCACATGGTCAACCAGGGGTTGGGATCAGGTTTGAAGGCCCTTTAGTCCAACAAGGAGGTGGAATGAGGTTTGAGGGTCCTGTACCAGGAGGTGGCCTGCGAATTGAAGGGCCTCTGGGTCAAGGTGGTCCAAGATTTGAAGGTTGTCATGCTTTAAGGTTTGATGGGCAGCCAGGTCAGCCATCACTCTTGCCAAGATTTGATGGATTACATGGTCAGCCAGGTCCTAGATTTGAAAGGACTCCTGGCCAGCCAGGCCCTCAGAGGTTTGATGGACCACCTGGACAGCAGGTTCAGCCAAGATTTGATGGTGTACCTCAAAGATTTGATGGTCCACAACATCAACAGGCATCAAGGTTTGATATTCCTCTTGGTCTTCAAGGCACAAGATTTGACAATCATCCTTCACAAAGGCTTGAATCAGTATCTTTCAATCAGACTGGGCCATATAGTGATCCACCTGGCAACGCTTTTAATGCCCCATCCCAAGGACTACAGTTCCAAAGACATGAACAAATATTTGATTCACCTCAAGGACCAAATTTTAATGGACCACATGGCCCTGGAAACCAGAGTTTCTCTAATCCACTTAACAGAGCTTCTGGACActattttgatgaaaaaaatcttcagagtTCTCAATTTGGAAACTTTGGCAATTTACCTGCTCCAATGGCAGTAGGAAATATTCAGGCATCTCAACAG GTTCTAAGTGGTGTTGCTCAGCCGGTAGCTTTTGGTCAAGGACAACAGTTTTTACCAGTTCATCCACAAAATCCTGGATTTGTTCAGAATCCTTCAG gagccCTCCCTAAGGCATATCCTGATAATCATCTCAGTCAGGTGGatgtaaatgaattattttcaaaattgctgAAAACAGGAATTCTCAAATTGTCTCAACCTGATTCAGCTACAACAC aAGTAAGTGAAGTAGCTGCTCAGCCTCCCCttgaagaggaggaagaacaaaATGAAGATCAAGATGTTCCAGATCTTACtaattttacagttgaagaattGAAACA acGTTATGATAGTGTTATAAATCGACTGTACACTGGTATTCAGTGTTACTCTTGTGGAATGAGGTTTACGACATCACAGACAGATGTATATGCAGATCATTTGGACTGGCATTATCGGCAAAATAGAACTGAAAAGGATGTTAGCAGAAAAGTCACTCATAGACGTTGGTACTACAGTTTAACA GACTGGATAGAATTTGAGGAGATAGCTGATCTGGAAGAACGGGCAAAGAGCCAGTTTTTTGAAAAGGTTCATGAGGAAGTTGTACTCAAAACTCAAGAGGCTGCTAAAGAAAAAGAGTTCCAAAGTGTACCTGCTGGACCAGCTGGAGCAGTTGAG agttgTGAAATCTGTCAAGAACAATTTGAACAGTACTGggatgaagaagaggaggaatgGCATTTGAAAAATGCTATTAGAGTAGATGGAAag attTATCATCCATCATGTTATGAAGATTATCAAAAT ACATCTTCATTTGATTGTACACCATCACCCAGCAAGACACCAGTTGAAAACCCCTTGAACATTATGTTGAACATTGTCAAAAACGAATTGCAGGAACCCTGTGAAAGTCCCAAAGTTAAGGAAGAACGAATAGATACACCACCAGCTTGTACAGAGGAAAGCATAGCAACACCCtctgaaattaaaacagaaaatgacacaGTCGAGTcagtttaa
- the PCF11 gene encoding pre-mRNA cleavage complex 2 protein Pcf11 isoform X1, translating into MSEQTPAEAGAAGAREDACRDYQSSLEDLTFNSKPHINMLTILAEENLPFAKEIVSLIEAQTAKAPSSEKLPVMYLMDSIVKNVGREYLTAFTKNLVATFICVFEKVDENTRKSLFKLRSTWDEIFPLKKLYALDVRVNSLDPAWPIKPLPPNVNTSSIHVNPKFLNKSPEEPSAPGTVVSSPSISTPPIVPDIQKNLTQEQLIRQQLLAKQKQLLELQQKKLELELEQAKAQLAVSLSVQQETSSLGPGSAPSKLHVSQIPPMAVKAPHQVPVQSEKSRPGPSLQIQDLKGTNRDPRLNRISQHSHGKDQSHRKEFLMNTLNQSDIKTSKTIPSEKLNSSKQEKSKSSEKITKKELDQLDSKSKSKSKSPSPLKNKLSHTKDLKNQESESMRLSDMNKRDPRLKKHLQDKTDGKDDDVKEKRKAAEKKDKDEHMKSSEHRLPGSRNKIINGIVQKQDTITEESEKQGTKPGRSSTRKRSRSRSPKSRSPIIHSPKRRDRRSPKRRQRSMSPTSTPKAGKIRQSGVKQSHIEEFTPSSREDRNAKRSTKQDIRDPRRMKKSEEERPQEITNQHSTKSGTEPKENIENWQSSKSAKRWKSGWEENKSLQQVDEHSKPPHLRHRESWSSTKGILSPRAPKQQQHRLSVDANLQIPKELTLASKRELLQKTSERLASGEITQDDFLVVVHQIRQLFQYQEGKHRCNVRDSPTEENKGGLKKKPLLTDAELTYYEHKAKLKRTQVQHSFPRLDLLDPDIFDYPLTDALLSGIECEPSKSKHASRNSGAQFDRKEQFSERARRLSPISGSRTYAENLSPHEGRRRHDEQVSAKGVREEQRSPFNDRFPLKRPRYEDSDKPFVDSPASRFAGLDTNQRLTALAEDRPLFDGPSRPSVTRDGPTKMIFEGPNKLSPRIDGPPTPASLRFDGSPGQMGGGGPLRFEGPQGQLGGGCPLRFEGPPGPVGTPLRFEGPIGQAGGGGFRFEGSPSLRFEGSAGGLRFEGPGGQPVGGLRFEGHRGQPVGGLRFEGPHGQPVGGLRFDNPRGQPVGGLRFEGGHGPSGTAIRFDGPHGQPGGGIRFEGPLLQQGVGMRFEGPHGQSVSGLRFEGQHNQLGGNLRFEGPHGQPGVGIRFEGPLVQQGGGMRFEGPVPGGGLRIEGPLGQGGPRFEGCHALRFDGQPGQPSLLPRFDGLHGQPGPRFERTPGQPGPQRFDGPPGQQVQPRFDGVPQRFDGPQHQQASRFDIPLGLQGTRFDNHPSQRLESVSFNQTGPYSDPPGNAFNAPSQGLQFQRHEQIFDSPQGPNFNGPHGPGNQSFSNPLNRASGHYFDEKNLQSSQFGNFGNLPAPMAVGNIQASQQVLSGVAQPVAFGQGQQFLPVHPQNPGFVQNPSGALPKAYPDNHLSQVDVNELFSKLLKTGILKLSQPDSATTQVSEVAAQPPLEEEEEQNEDQDVPDLTNFTVEELKQRYDSVINRLYTGIQCYSCGMRFTTSQTDVYADHLDWHYRQNRTEKDVSRKVTHRRWYYSLTDWIEFEEIADLEERAKSQFFEKVHEEVVLKTQEAAKEKEFQSVPAGPAGAVESCEICQEQFEQYWDEEEEEWHLKNAIRVDGKIYHPSCYEDYQNTSSFDCTPSPSKTPVENPLNIMLNIVKNELQEPCESPKVKEERIDTPPACTEESIATPSEIKTENDTVESV; encoded by the exons ATGTCAGAGCAGACGCCGGCCGAGGCCGGGGCTGCGGGGGCCCGGGAGGACGCCTGTCGGGATTATCAGTCATCGCTCGAAGACCTGACCTTCAATAGCAAGCCGCACATCAACATGCTGACCATTCTAGCCGAGGAGAACCTGCCCTTCGCCAAGGAGATCGTCTCTCTCATCGAGGCCCAAACCGCCAAG GCTCCTTCCTCAGAGAAGCTTCCTGTTATGTACCTTATGGATTCTATTGTGAAAAACGTTGGAAGAGAGTATCTcactgcctttactaaaaatctAGTTGcaacatttatttgtgtgtttgaaaAG GTGGATGAAAATACTAGGAAAAGTTTATTTAAGTTACGTTCCACATGGGATGAAATATTCCCATTGAAGAAACTTTATGCCCTGGATGTCAGAGTCAATTCATTAGATCCTGCTTGGCCTATTAAACCTCTACCCCCCAATGTGAATACGTCTAGCATCCATGTGAatcctaaatttttaaataaatcg ccTGAGGAGCCTTCAGCACCTGGTACGGTGGTCAGTTCCCCTAGCATCTCCACTCCTCCAATTGTTCCTGATATACAAAAGAATCTTACACAAGAACAACTGATAAGGCAGCAGTTGctggcaaaacaaaaacagttgttAGAACTTCAGCAGAAAAAGCTGGAGCTTGAGCTAGAGCAAGCTAAGGCACAACTG gcAGTTTCTCTTAGTGTTCAGCAAGAAACATCCAGTTTAGGTCCTGGATCTGCACCATCCAAATTACATGTTTCACAGATTCCCCCTATGGCAGTTAAAGCTCCTCATCAGGTTCCTGTGCAGTCTGAGAAAAGCCGTCCAGGACCATCCTTACAAATTCAGGATTTGAAAGGAACTAACCGGGATCCTCGTCTGAACAGGATAAGCCAACATTCTCATGGAAAAGATCAAAGTCACAGGAAAGAATTTTTAATGAACACATTAAACCAGTCTGATATTAAGACAAGTAAAACTATACCCTCTGAAAAACTAAATTCATCCAAGCAGGAAAAAAGTAAATCAAGTGAAAAAATAACCAAGAAAGAACTTGACCAATTAGATtctaaatcaaaatcaaaatcaaaatcgcCGTCacctttgaaaaacaaattatctcACACAAAAGACTTGAAAAATCAAGAATCGGAGAGTATGAGGTTGTCTGATATGAATAAGAGAGATCCAAGACTAAAAAAGCATCTTCAGGATAAGACTGATGGCAAAGATGATGatgtgaaagagaagagaaaagctgcagaaaaaaaggataaagatgAGCACATGAAGTCATCTGAACACAGATTGCCtggaagtagaaataaaatcataaatggcATTGTACAAAAACAGGATACAATAACAGAAGAGTCAGAAAAACAGGGGACAAAACCAGGGAGATCGAGTACTAGAAAGCGATCAAGATCTCGATCACCCAAGTCTAGGTCACCAATtatacattccccaaagagaagAGATAGACGATCACCCAAACGAAGGCAAAGGAGTATGTCTCCAACATCTACACCTAAAGCTGGAAAGATTCGCCAATCCGGAGTTAAGCAGTCACATATAGAAGAGTTTACACCATCTTCTAGAGAAGACAGAAATGCTAAGAGAAGTACTAAGCAGGATATTCGGGATCCAAGGCGaatgaaaaagagtgaagagGAGCGACCACAAGAAATCACAAATCAGCATTCTACAAAGTCAGGCACTGAACCAAAGGAGAATATAGAAAACTGGCAAAGTTCCAAGTCTGCCAAAAGATGGAAATCTggttgggaagaaaataaaag CTTACAACAGGTTGATGAACATAGTAAACCTCCTCATCTAAGGCATAGGGAGAGCTGGTCAAGCACTAAAGGAATTTTATCACCTCGAGCcccaaagcagcagcagcatcgaTTAAGTGTAGATGCCAATCTTCAGATTCCTAAAGAGTTAACTCTTGCAAGCAAAAGAGAATTACTTCAAAAG ACGAGTGAACGTTTAGCATCTGGTGAAATTACACAGGATGACTTCCTTGTTGTTGTACATCAAATTCGACAGCTATTTCAGTATCAAGAaggtaaacatagatgcaatgtACGGGATAGtcctacagaagaaaataaaggtggattaaaaaagaaacctcTCTTAACTGATGCTGAATTAACCTACTATGAACATAAAGCAAAACTGAAAAGGACACAGGTTCAGCATTCATTTCCAAGACTTGATCTCTTAGATCCTGATATTTTTGACTACCCTTTGACTGATGCCTTGTTGTCTGGAATAGAATGTGAGCCATCCAAAAGTAAACATGCAAGTAGGAATAGTGGAGCACAGTTTGACAGAAAAGAACAATTTAGTGAAAGAGCAAGACGTCTTTCTCCTATATCTGGGAGTCGTACTTATGCTGAGAATCTTTCACCCCATGAGGGCCGGAGAAGACATGACGAGCAAGTCTCTGCTAAAG gtgTGCGAGAAGAGCAGAGATCGCCATTCAATGATCGTTTTCCACTCAAGCGACCTCGATATGAAGATTCAGATAAACCATTTGTAGATAGCCCAGCATCAAGATTTGCCGGCCTGGATACAAATCAGCGACTTACAGCTTTAGCTGAAGACAGACCGTTATTTGATGGACCTAGTAGGCCATCAGTAACAAGAGATGGCCCAACCAAGATGATTTTTGAAGGACCTAATAAATTAAGCCCTCGAATTGATGGACCTCCTACACCAGCTTCTCTTCGGTTTGATGGGTCACCAGGACAAATGGGGGGAGGAGGCCCTTTAAGATTTGAAGGGCCACAAGGTCAGCTAGGAGGTGGGTGTCCTTTGAGATTTGAAGGTCCTCCAGGACCAGTGGGGACACCTCTGCGATTTGAGGGCCCAATTGGTCAAGCAGGAGGAGGTGGTTTTCGGTTTGAAGGTTCCCCTAGTCTGAGGTTTGAAGGATCTGCAGGTGGTTTGCGATTTGAGGGACCAGGGGGCCAGCCTGTGGGTGGTCTGAGGTTTGAGGGACATCGTGGTCAACCTGTGGGTGGTCTGAGGTTTGAGGGACCTCATGGTCAGCCTGTGGGTGGACTTAGATTTGATAATCCCCGAGGTCAGCCTGTAGGTGGACTTAGATTTGAAGGGGGTCATGGTCCATCAGGGACTGCGATTAGGTTTGATGGACCTCATGGTCAGCCTGGTGGTGGGATCAGGTTTGAGGGCCCTTTGCTACAGCAAGGAGTTGGAATGAGGTTTGAGGGCCCCCATGGTCAGTCAGTATCTGGTCTGAGATTTGAGGGACAACATAATCAACTTGGTGGGAACCTTAGGTTTGAGGGTCCACATGGTCAACCAGGGGTTGGGATCAGGTTTGAAGGCCCTTTAGTCCAACAAGGAGGTGGAATGAGGTTTGAGGGTCCTGTACCAGGAGGTGGCCTGCGAATTGAAGGGCCTCTGGGTCAAGGTGGTCCAAGATTTGAAGGTTGTCATGCTTTAAGGTTTGATGGGCAGCCAGGTCAGCCATCACTCTTGCCAAGATTTGATGGATTACATGGTCAGCCAGGTCCTAGATTTGAAAGGACTCCTGGCCAGCCAGGCCCTCAGAGGTTTGATGGACCACCTGGACAGCAGGTTCAGCCAAGATTTGATGGTGTACCTCAAAGATTTGATGGTCCACAACATCAACAGGCATCAAGGTTTGATATTCCTCTTGGTCTTCAAGGCACAAGATTTGACAATCATCCTTCACAAAGGCTTGAATCAGTATCTTTCAATCAGACTGGGCCATATAGTGATCCACCTGGCAACGCTTTTAATGCCCCATCCCAAGGACTACAGTTCCAAAGACATGAACAAATATTTGATTCACCTCAAGGACCAAATTTTAATGGACCACATGGCCCTGGAAACCAGAGTTTCTCTAATCCACTTAACAGAGCTTCTGGACActattttgatgaaaaaaatcttcagagtTCTCAATTTGGAAACTTTGGCAATTTACCTGCTCCAATGGCAGTAGGAAATATTCAGGCATCTCAACAG GTTCTAAGTGGTGTTGCTCAGCCGGTAGCTTTTGGTCAAGGACAACAGTTTTTACCAGTTCATCCACAAAATCCTGGATTTGTTCAGAATCCTTCAG gagccCTCCCTAAGGCATATCCTGATAATCATCTCAGTCAGGTGGatgtaaatgaattattttcaaaattgctgAAAACAGGAATTCTCAAATTGTCTCAACCTGATTCAGCTACAACAC aAGTAAGTGAAGTAGCTGCTCAGCCTCCCCttgaagaggaggaagaacaaaATGAAGATCAAGATGTTCCAGATCTTACtaattttacagttgaagaattGAAACA acGTTATGATAGTGTTATAAATCGACTGTACACTGGTATTCAGTGTTACTCTTGTGGAATGAGGTTTACGACATCACAGACAGATGTATATGCAGATCATTTGGACTGGCATTATCGGCAAAATAGAACTGAAAAGGATGTTAGCAGAAAAGTCACTCATAGACGTTGGTACTACAGTTTAACA GACTGGATAGAATTTGAGGAGATAGCTGATCTGGAAGAACGGGCAAAGAGCCAGTTTTTTGAAAAGGTTCATGAGGAAGTTGTACTCAAAACTCAAGAGGCTGCTAAAGAAAAAGAGTTCCAAAGTGTACCTGCTGGACCAGCTGGAGCAGTTGAG agttgTGAAATCTGTCAAGAACAATTTGAACAGTACTGggatgaagaagaggaggaatgGCATTTGAAAAATGCTATTAGAGTAGATGGAAag attTATCATCCATCATGTTATGAAGATTATCAAAAT ACATCTTCATTTGATTGTACACCATCACCCAGCAAGACACCAGTTGAAAACCCCTTGAACATTATGTTGAACATTGTCAAAAACGAATTGCAGGAACCCTGTGAAAGTCCCAAAGTTAAGGAAGAACGAATAGATACACCACCAGCTTGTACAGAGGAAAGCATAGCAACACCCtctgaaattaaaacagaaaatgacacaGTCGAGTcagtttaa